The DNA segment CCAGTATTCCGCGCTGCGTTTCTTGTACTCCTCGGGGAGCTCGGCTTTGGCCCCGCCGAACGATTCCCGGATGGCGTCCTGGTAGTTCTCGTACTCGAGATGGTTGGCGGTACCGTTCATGGCGGCCGCCCCGGCAATCAGTTCCGGGTGCAGGGCAGTGAACGTCAGAGTGCCGGCCGCGCCCATGGAACCTCCGCAGAGAAAGACGCGGTTGATCGGATACTTCCCGCGCACTTCTTCGATAATCTGCACGAGGTCGGCCTCGGCTTTTGGTCCCATCCACGACGTCTCTGCGCGGTAGTCCGGCGAGATGAAGAGCATGTTTCTGGCCATGGCGATATCGCGCGGAGCTTTGCATTCGCCGCGCTCGTCCTTGACGAATTGCCAGCGGTCCGAGCCATGGCCGTGCAAGGCAATCAACGCGTCGCGAGGCGCGCTCACGTCGAACCCTTCCGGGAAGCCGATGACGTAGCGCTGCTCCGTTCCATCACACCGTGCGGTGAACGCCACATCTTCGAACGACCATTCCCCGGCCGCTGCCGTACAAACAAACAATAACACCAGCGGGGTAACCAACAGACACTGACCTTGCATGAGAGCGGTCCCTTTCGTTCTTTGGCCTTCTTCCTGCCTGCAATGCCTTGGCACTTGCCTCCGAGGCTCTTCCGGCGCCCGTGTATTTTACGGTTCCGCGCGGTACTCCAGTCCGGTCTCGAAGGAGTTGTTGTCCCACGTCAAATTGCCGGGGTTGGTCTGATTGAACCGGATAGGCCCGCCCGAGCAGTCGTAAATGGTGTTGCCCACGACGTGAAAGCCTTTGCTGCCTTGGTCAAAGAAGATGCCGTTGTTCGGAGCGCCGCCGTGGGCGAACTCGCTCCGGTGCGCGTCGTGAAAAACGTTGCCGCGGATGACCGCGCCGGGCTGCCACCCAAGGGTATAGAGACACCCCCCGTCGGCAAGCATGCGCATGGTGTCGTACACGTGGTTGTATTCGATGATCGTACCGCGCTGGCTCGTCTCCGTCTCGTCCCAGCGAAACCCGGCCGAAATGCCGGTATAGGGCATGGCGTGTACGACATTGTGGGCGATGCGGGTTTCGGCGCAAAAGGCGTCGAAGATGCCCACGCAGCCATGGTTGACTGCGCCGCAGGTCTGAATCTCGTTGGAGACGATCTCGTTGCCGATGGGCGCATCTTCCGCGTTGGCCCAGTCGGCCGCGAGGTGGTGGTCTTCGGTGTCGCCGGCGCCCGCCAGTTCTCCCTTGCCGCGCCAGCCCGTCATGATGCCGTTGCCGCCAATGTCGGCCAAAGCGCATCCGGCGACGCGATTGTTGCGGCACTGGAGTCCGAACCCGATACCCGAAGGGCCGAAATTCGCGATAC comes from the Candidatus Hydrogenedentota bacterium genome and includes:
- a CDS encoding prolyl oligopeptidase family serine peptidase, with translation MQGQCLLVTPLVLLFVCTAAAGEWSFEDVAFTARCDGTEQRYVIGFPEGFDVSAPRDALIALHGHGSDRWQFVKDERGECKAPRDIAMARNMLFISPDYRAETSWMGPKAEADLVQIIEEVRGKYPINRVFLCGGSMGAAGTLTFTALHPELIAGAAAMNGTANHLEYENYQDAIRESFGGAKAELPEEYKKRSAEYWPERFTMPLAMSLSGQDTSVPPQSSLRLADVLRKMGREVFIIYREEQGHFSTYEDSRAIIEHVIAQADAIAEKK